In the genome of Helicobacter sp. 11S03491-1, one region contains:
- a CDS encoding enoyl-ACP reductase, whose amino-acid sequence MTSLQNTTNYMRGKTLVISGATRGIGKAILYRFAQNGVNIAFTYNKNEQEAQNIAQDVEAKYSIKAKYYPLNVLEPEQYVELFKKIDQDFERVDFFVSNAIIYGKSVAGGFAPFMRLKPRGLNNIYTATVLAFVVGAQEAAKRMKEAGGGAIVSLSSTGNLVYMPNYAGHGNSKNAVETMVKYAAVELGEYSIRVNAVSGGPIDTDALRAFPDYIQIKAAVENQSPLNRMGTPEDLAGAVFFLCDDTQSAWLTGQTIVIDGGTTFK is encoded by the coding sequence ATGACGAGTTTGCAAAATACAACAAATTATATGAGAGGGAAGACTTTGGTTATAAGTGGGGCTACCAGGGGGATTGGTAAAGCTATTCTTTATAGATTTGCTCAAAATGGTGTTAATATTGCCTTTACTTATAACAAAAACGAACAAGAGGCACAAAATATCGCTCAAGATGTAGAGGCAAAATATTCCATCAAAGCAAAATATTATCCCTTGAATGTGCTTGAACCTGAGCAATACGTTGAATTGTTTAAAAAAATTGACCAAGATTTTGAAAGGGTCGATTTTTTTGTTTCTAATGCGATTATTTATGGGAAATCAGTTGCCGGAGGGTTTGCTCCTTTTATGAGATTGAAACCCAGGGGATTGAATAATATTTATACAGCCACTGTTCTTGCCTTTGTAGTGGGTGCTCAAGAGGCTGCTAAACGCATGAAAGAAGCCGGAGGAGGAGCTATTGTTTCTCTCAGCTCTACAGGTAATCTTGTGTATATGCCAAATTATGCAGGGCATGGGAATTCTAAGAATGCTGTTGAAACAATGGTGAAATATGCTGCTGTTGAATTGGGTGAATATAGTATCCGAGTGAATGCTGTGAGTGGGGGACCTATTGATACAGATGCCCTCAGGGCATTCCCTGATTATATCCAGATCAAAGCTGCTGTTGAAAATCAATCTCCCCTCAATCGTATGGGGACTCCGGAAGATTTGGCAGGGGCTGTTTTCTTTTTGTGTGATGATACACAAAGTGCTTGGCTAACAGGTCAGACTATTGTTATTGATGGGGGCACTACATTTAAGTAA
- the dapA gene encoding 4-hydroxy-tetrahydrodipicolinate synthase: protein MLNGAMSALITPFKNSMIDEVTYEYLIKRQIKYGMDACVPVGTTGESATLTHKEHMRCIEIVLEVCKGSGVKVLAGAGSNSTAEAIELAKFAQKSGADGILCVSPYYNKPSQEGIYQHYKAVAQSVEIPLMLYNVPGRTGVSIEVQTAIRLFKDVKNIFAIKEAAGSMERIIELNQNASQIEIFSGEDAINYPILANGGRGVISVTGNLLPNKIVELTKSALNGDMTHSKRINNELYDINRVLFCESNPIPIKAGMYLSGLIDSLEYRLPLVAPSKEHMKLIEKTLQNYEVLK, encoded by the coding sequence ATGCTAAATGGTGCTATGAGTGCTTTAATTACGCCTTTTAAAAATTCTATGATTGATGAGGTAACTTATGAATACCTTATTAAAAGACAAATCAAATATGGCATGGATGCCTGTGTGCCTGTGGGAACTACCGGAGAATCTGCTACCCTTACACACAAAGAACACATGCGGTGTATAGAGATCGTATTAGAAGTTTGCAAGGGCAGTGGAGTAAAGGTTTTAGCCGGCGCAGGGAGTAACTCAACAGCTGAGGCTATTGAATTGGCAAAATTTGCTCAAAAAAGTGGCGCTGATGGAATTTTGTGCGTAAGTCCTTATTATAATAAACCCAGTCAAGAGGGGATTTACCAACATTATAAAGCTGTGGCACAATCTGTTGAAATTCCCTTAATGCTTTATAATGTTCCCGGTCGTACAGGAGTGAGTATTGAGGTGCAAACAGCCATCAGACTTTTTAAGGATGTTAAAAATATTTTTGCTATCAAAGAAGCTGCAGGCTCCATGGAGAGAATTATTGAGTTAAACCAAAATGCAAGTCAGATAGAGATTTTTAGCGGTGAAGATGCCATTAATTATCCTATCTTGGCAAATGGAGGGAGGGGCGTTATTTCTGTAACCGGAAACTTGTTGCCTAATAAAATTGTAGAACTTACAAAATCTGCTTTAAATGGGGATATGACTCATTCTAAAAGAATTAATAATGAACTTTATGATATAAATAGGGTTTTATTTTGTGAAAGCAATCCTATTCCAATCAAAGCCGGAATGTATTTATCCGGACTAATTGATAGTTTGGAATATCGCCTGCCTTTGGTAGCGCCAAGCAAAGAACACATGAAATTAATTGAAAAAACTTTACAAAACTATGAGGTGTTAAAATGA
- a CDS encoding pitrilysin family protein, which produces MSLGVIMSNLNAKVHTSLPKYEQIQLENGLQVVVVPMKNGSGVIETDVFYKVGSRNETMGKSGIAHMLEHLNFKSSKHLKSGEFDEIVKKFGGLSNASTGFDYTRYFIKSSNTNLDKSLELFAELMANLSLKEDEFLPERNVVAEERRWRTDNSPTGYLYFRFFNTAFIYHPYHWTPIGFMEDIQNWNIEDIRNFHSIYYQPKNALILVAGDIDPQLVFQSAKKHFSKIKNTITKIPEVYMQEPKQDGARDGIVHKDTQVQWLALGYKIPNFAHKDQVALSAIADLLSSGKSSLLQSELVDKKRLVSQIYAYNMDLKDKGVFLFIAGANEGIDAQIVKKEIITLIDQLKKGKITQAQLDKIKLNSRASFIYSLEDSSSVAALFGSYFARGDIQPLLTYEEAFDALSIQDIQKVANKYFVDSASTTLILKK; this is translated from the coding sequence ATGAGTTTAGGAGTGATTATGAGTAATTTGAATGCAAAAGTGCATACGTCTCTTCCGAAGTATGAGCAAATACAGCTTGAAAATGGATTGCAAGTTGTTGTTGTGCCGATGAAAAATGGAAGTGGTGTGATTGAAACAGATGTTTTTTATAAGGTGGGATCCAGGAATGAAACTATGGGTAAAAGTGGCATTGCCCATATGCTAGAACATCTGAATTTCAAATCCAGCAAACATCTCAAGAGTGGTGAGTTTGACGAAATTGTTAAAAAATTTGGAGGGCTTAGTAATGCTTCTACGGGGTTTGATTATACGCGCTATTTTATTAAATCCAGCAACACGAATTTAGATAAATCATTGGAATTATTTGCTGAATTGATGGCAAATTTATCTCTAAAAGAAGATGAATTTTTGCCTGAACGCAATGTGGTTGCTGAAGAAAGGAGGTGGAGAACAGACAATTCTCCCACAGGATACTTGTATTTTAGATTTTTCAATACAGCCTTCATCTATCACCCCTATCATTGGACACCTATTGGATTTATGGAAGATATTCAAAATTGGAATATTGAAGATATTCGTAATTTTCACTCAATCTATTACCAACCCAAAAATGCCCTTATTTTGGTAGCAGGAGATATTGATCCGCAATTGGTTTTTCAAAGTGCTAAAAAACATTTTTCTAAAATAAAAAATACAATTACTAAAATTCCTGAAGTTTATATGCAAGAGCCCAAGCAAGATGGAGCAAGAGATGGGATTGTCCATAAAGATACCCAAGTGCAGTGGTTAGCACTAGGCTATAAAATCCCGAATTTTGCACATAAAGATCAAGTAGCCCTAAGTGCTATCGCTGATTTACTCAGTAGCGGGAAAAGTAGTTTGCTTCAAAGTGAATTGGTTGATAAAAAAAGATTAGTTTCTCAAATTTATGCCTATAACATGGACTTGAAAGATAAGGGCGTATTTTTATTTATCGCAGGGGCAAATGAGGGCATTGATGCCCAAATAGTTAAAAAAGAAATTATTACTCTGATTGATCAGCTAAAAAAGGGTAAAATTACCCAAGCCCAACTTGATAAAATTAAACTCAATTCCAGGGCAAGTTTTATCTATAGCCTGGAAGATTCATCAAGTGTTGCTGCACTTTTTGGAAGTTATTTTGCAAGAGGGGATATTCAACCGTTGCTAACTTATGAGGAAGCATTTGATGCCTTGAGTATCCAAGATATTCAAAAAGTAGCTAATAAATATTTTGTTGATTCTGCTTCAACGACGCTTATATTGAAAAAATAG
- a CDS encoding quinone-dependent dihydroorotate dehydrogenase — MSAYKRIRNILFKFDPEIIHSITETLLQKASSLSLVQEILIKNFCYESEKLHNNICGLNFYNPVGLAAGFDKNATLIQGMGALGFGFLEIGSVTKNAQKGNPKPRLFRHVEEESIQNAMGFNNQGSQKIASRLAKSYPFVLPIGINLGKNKSIPIEDTLKNYEEVLKDFLSLGDYYVFNLSSPNTPNLRDLQNTTFVGELFLMAREYTSKPLFLKISPDMPIDSLLEVCQKAIDSGGSGIIATNTTIDYSLVCSPKNIGGISGGALRNKSAEIFKELAKVFFDKTILISAGGIDSGEEAYKRIKMGASLVQVYTGLIFKGPCLCKNINHEIEELLNKDGFLSLKEAIGVDLK, encoded by the coding sequence ATGTCTGCATATAAGAGAATACGTAATATTTTGTTTAAATTTGATCCTGAAATTATTCATAGCATAACTGAAACTTTGCTTCAAAAGGCATCTTCTTTGAGTTTGGTCCAAGAGATTTTGATAAAAAATTTTTGTTATGAGAGTGAAAAATTACACAATAATATTTGCGGGTTGAACTTTTATAATCCTGTGGGGTTAGCTGCAGGGTTTGATAAAAATGCCACATTAATTCAAGGCATGGGTGCTTTGGGGTTTGGATTTTTGGAGATTGGAAGTGTTACTAAAAATGCTCAAAAAGGCAATCCTAAGCCAAGACTATTTCGTCATGTAGAAGAAGAAAGTATTCAAAATGCGATGGGTTTCAACAATCAGGGTTCTCAAAAAATTGCTTCAAGACTTGCAAAATCTTATCCTTTCGTGTTACCTATTGGGATAAATCTGGGGAAAAATAAATCTATACCAATAGAAGATACTTTGAAAAATTATGAAGAAGTACTAAAAGATTTTTTGAGTTTGGGAGATTATTATGTTTTTAATCTTTCCTCGCCAAATACCCCTAATTTGAGAGATTTGCAAAATACTACTTTTGTAGGAGAACTTTTTTTGATGGCTAGAGAATATACGAGTAAGCCTTTATTTTTAAAAATCTCTCCGGATATGCCAATAGATTCGCTGCTTGAAGTGTGTCAAAAGGCTATTGATAGTGGTGGGAGCGGGATTATAGCGACAAATACAACTATTGACTATTCTTTGGTTTGTTCTCCAAAGAATATAGGGGGGATTAGCGGGGGAGCTTTGAGGAATAAAAGCGCGGAGATATTTAAAGAACTTGCTAAAGTTTTTTTTGACAAAACGATTCTAATTTCTGCAGGAGGCATTGATAGCGGGGAAGAAGCCTATAAAAGGATTAAAATGGGAGCTTCTTTGGTGCAAGTTTATACGGGATTGATTTTTAAAGGACCTTGTTTGTGTAAAAATATCAATCATGAAATTGAGGAGCTTTTGAATAAAGATGGATTTTTAAGTTTAAAAGAGGCTATAGGAGTAGATTTGAAGTGA
- a CDS encoding gamma carbonic anhydrase family protein: MKGNIIGFNQNTPQIHASAIVFEGVQIIGNVSVEQECSLWFGCVLRGDVNSIKIGAGSNIQDLSIIHVAYENEHGGGVEIGEDVTIGHNCVIHACTIKNLCLIGMGSIIMDDACIGEMSIVGAGSLVTKGKVFPPKSLILGNPAKLIRVLNENEIQSIQVSANEYVKLAKAYQKNSL, from the coding sequence ATGAAAGGCAATATAATTGGTTTCAATCAAAACACCCCGCAGATCCATGCTTCTGCAATTGTTTTTGAGGGAGTCCAAATTATTGGGAATGTATCTGTTGAGCAAGAATGCAGTTTATGGTTTGGTTGTGTGCTAAGAGGAGATGTCAATTCTATCAAAATTGGAGCCGGAAGCAATATTCAAGATCTCAGCATCATTCATGTTGCTTATGAAAATGAACATGGCGGGGGCGTAGAGATTGGAGAGGATGTTACCATTGGGCATAATTGCGTTATCCATGCTTGCACAATTAAAAATCTTTGTTTGATAGGCATGGGAAGCATCATTATGGATGATGCTTGCATTGGAGAGATGAGTATTGTTGGGGCAGGGAGTTTGGTTACCAAAGGCAAGGTATTTCCTCCAAAAAGTTTGATATTAGGCAATCCGGCAAAATTAATACGTGTTTTGAATGAAAATGAGATTCAAAGTATTCAAGTTTCCGCTAATGAATATGTAAAATTAGCCAAAGCTTATCAGAAAAACTCACTCTAA